The following coding sequences are from one Catharus ustulatus isolate bCatUst1 chromosome 30, bCatUst1.pri.v2, whole genome shotgun sequence window:
- the MLLT11 gene encoding protein AF1q, whose protein sequence is MLDTISSQYDSFIYWRMPIPRLDTAELEGLGLADMALYKPKAGLGKLGERGGQDLSQEEEEDSLLQFNTFNFWRAPIASISSLDFDLI, encoded by the coding sequence ATGCTGGACACCATCAGCAGCCAGTACGACTCCTTCATCTACTGGAGGATGCCGATCCCGCGGCTGGACACGGCcgagctggaggggctggggctcgCAGACATGGCCCTCTACAAgcccaaggcagggctgggcaagcTCGGCGAGCGGGGCGGCCAGGACCTctcccaggaggaggaggaggacagtCTGCTGCAGTTCAACACCTTCAACTTCTGGCGAGCTCCCATTGCCAGCATCAGCTCCTTagattttgatttaatttga